A window of the Vicia villosa cultivar HV-30 ecotype Madison, WI unplaced genomic scaffold, Vvil1.0 ctg.003222F_1_1, whole genome shotgun sequence genome harbors these coding sequences:
- the LOC131640604 gene encoding probable acyl-activating enzyme 16, chloroplastic isoform X1, with translation MPPIPISSSNHVSSTFFSYSIHSIPRRNFTATSSFRVFCQIQSKIEKTEIRRISPLLESSGNGAVALGDWKAVPDIWRTSAENFGDKIALIDQYHDPPSTMTYKQLEDSILDFAEGLRVIGVKPDEKIALFADNSCRWLVADQGMMAIGAINVVRGSRSSVEELLQIYNHSESVALAVDNPEMFNQIAKPFYLKTSIRFIILLWGEKSNLVSEGNKEVPIYTFMEVVHFGRESRRALSESHDARQQHKFETIKSDDIATLVYTSGTTGNPKGVMLTHQNLLHQIKHLSDVVPTKVGDRLLSMLPPWHAYERACEYFVFSRGLEYIYTTVRNLKDDLGLYQPHLMVSVPLVFETLYSGIMKQISTSSLIRKHVALTFIRVSLRYMECKRVYEGKCLTRNQKSPSYPYAVLDWLWARIMAAILYPVHMLANKLVYSKIRSTIGISTAAISGGGSLPSHVDKFFEAIGVNLQNGYGLTETSPVIAARRLGCDVIGSVGYPLKHTEFKVVDSETGEVLSPGSKGILKVKGPQLMKGYYKNPSATNQAIDKDGWLDTGDIGWIAPRHSIGRSRNSGGVIVVEGRAKDTIVLSSGENVEPGELEEASMRSNFIQQIVVIGQDKRRLGAVIVPNKEEILKAARELSIIDSNSSDVSKEKVTKLIYNELKTWTSGFPFQIGPILLVNDPFTIDNGLLTPTMKIRRDRIMAQYKDQIENIYK, from the exons ATGCCTCCAATTCCTATCAGCTCCTCCAACCATGTTTCTTCGACCTTCTTCTCCTATTCCATCCATTCCATTCCTCGTCGCAACTTCACTGCCACGTCTTCTTTTCGTGTCTTTTGCCAAATTCAATCCAAG ATAGAGAAAACTGAGATAAGAAGAATTTCCCCGTTACTAGAAAGTTCTGGTAATGGTGCTGTGGCTTTAGGGGATTGGAAAGCAGTTCCTGATATATGGAGAACTTCTGCTGAGAATTTTGGTGATAAAATAGCTTTGATAGATCAATATCATGATCCTCCTTCAACTATGACATACAAACag TTGGAAGATTCAATATTGGACTTTGCTGAGGGGTTGAGAGTTATAGGAGTAAAACCTGATGAGAAAATTGCACTTTTTGCTGATAACTCATGTCGCTGGCTTGTAGCAGATCAAG GCATGATGGCAATTGGAGCAATCAATGTGGTAAGAGGTTCAAGGTCATCAGTAGAAGAACTTCTGCAAATATACAACCACTCTGAAAGTGTTGCACTAGCTGTGGACAATCCTGAAATGTTTAATCAGATTGCAAAACCATTTTATTTGAAAACTTCTATTAGATTTATTATTCTACTATGGGGAGAAAAATCAAACCTTGTCAGTGAAGGAAACAAAGAGGTTCCAATTTATACATTCATGGAAGTCGTACATTTCGGGCGAGAAAGTCGCAGGGCATTGTCTGAGTCTCATGATGCAA GACAACAGCATAAGTTTGAAACAATAAAATCTGATGACATTGCTACTCTTGTGTACACAAGTGGTACTACTGGAAATCCGAAAGGTGTTATGCTAACCCATCAGAATCTTTTGCATCAG ATCAAACATTTATCAGATGTAGTACCTACTAAAGTTGGGGATAGATTACTAAGTATGTTGCCTCCTTGGCATGCATATGAAAGAGCTTGCGAGTATTTCGTTTTCTCGCGCGGTCTTGAATATATTTACACTACTGTCAGAAACTTGAAG GATGATTTGGGACTTTATCAGCCACATTTGATGGTTTCTGTTCCTTTAGTTTTTGAAACTTTGTACAG TGGGATAATGAAGCAGATATCTACAAGCTCACTTATTAGAAAGCATGTCGCTCTCACATTCATAAGGGTCAGCTTAAGATACATGGAATGTAAACGAGTTTATGAG GgtaaatgtttaacaaggaatcAGAAATCACCTTCATATCCCTATGCAGTATTGGATTGGCTATGGGCAAGAATTATGGCTGCAATATTATATCCAGTACATATGCTGGCAAATAAACTGGTTTACAGCAAAATTCGTTCAACCATTGGAATTTCAACG GCTGCAATAAGTGGTGGGGGTAGCTTACCTTCTCATGTCGACAAATTTTTTGAG GCTATTGGTGTAAACTTGCAGAATGGATATGGTTTAACAGAAACTTCACCTGTTATTGCTGCTCGGCGACTTGGTTGTGAC GTTATTGGATCTGTGGGGTATCCACTTAAGCATACAGAATTCAAGGTTGTAGATTCTGAAACTGGTGAAGTTCTTTCACCTGGTTCAAAGGGAATTTTGAAAGTCAAGGGCCCACAATTGATGAAGGGATACTACAAG AATCCTTCGGCTACAAATCAGGCCATAGATAAGGATGGCTGGCTGGATACTGGTGACATAGGTTGGATAGCTCCCCGCCATTCAATTGGGCGGAGCCGTAATTCTGGTGGTGTGATTGTCGTTGAAGGCCGTGCTAAAGACACTATTGTGCTTTCATCAG GTGAAAATGTTGAACCGGGAGAACTTGAAGAAGCTTCCATGAGGAGTAACTTCATACAACAAATTGTTGTCATTGGCCAG GATAAGCGGCGTCTAGGAGCTGTAATTGTTCCTAACAAAGAGGAAATCTTAAAGGCCGCAAGGGAATTGTCAATTATAGATTCCAATAGTTCAGATGTCAGTAAGGAAAAAGTGACCAAACTAATATATAATGAATTAAAGACCTG GACATCAGGGTTTCCATTTCAAATTGGGCCCATCCTTCTAGTAAATGATCCCTTCACG ATTGATAATGGGCTATTGACACCGACAATGAAAATTCGAAGAGATAGGATTATGGCTCAATACAAGGACCAAATAGAGAatatatacaagtaa
- the LOC131640605 gene encoding pentatricopeptide repeat-containing protein At4g14050, mitochondrial-like — protein MSFSHSHSALALKSQLFSLARKNPFITKKLHAQIIKSGLNQHEPFPKTLIDAYGKCGLLQDALKLFDALPHRDHVAWATVLSACNLSNLPYKALSISRSILNEGLQPDHFVFSSLIKACANLGGCYIKQGKQLHARFLLSPYSEDDVVKSSLVDMYAKFELPDYGRAVFDSIFMLNSISWTAMISGYARSGRKVEALGLFRKSPFKNLYAWTALISGLVQSGNATDALYLFVEMRREGVSIADPLVLSSVVGACANSAVWELGKQIHCVVITLGYESCLFISNALVDMYAKCSDLVAAKYIFCEMRRKDVVSWTSIIVGTAQHGLAEEALTLYDDMVLAGIKPNEVTFVGLIYACSHVGLVSKGRALFKSMVQDFGIRPSLQHYTCLLDLFSRSGHLDDAENLIRTMPVKPDEPTWAALLSACKQHGNINMAVRIADNLLNLKPEDPSSYILLSNVYAGAGMWENVSKVRKLMMVKEVKKEPGYSSIDLGKESQVFYAGEASQPMKDEILGLMRKLDAEMRKRGYVPDTSLVLHDMDQQEKERQLFWHSERLAVAYGLLKAVPGTTIRIVKNLRVCGDCHTVLKLISTITSREIYVRDLKRYHHFKDGNCSCNDFW, from the coding sequence ATGTCATTCTCTCACTCTCACAGTGCACTTGCACTCAAATCTCAACTCTTCTCCTTGGCACGTAAGAACCCATTCATCACAAAGAAACTCCACGCACAAATCATCAAATCTGGTCTCAACCAACACGAACCCTTCCCCAAAACTCTCATTGACGCATACGGCAAATGTGGTCTTCTCCAAGATGCACTCAAGCTGTTCGACGCATTGCCTCACCGAGACCATGTTGCTTGGGCTACTGTCCTCTCCGCCTGCAACCTCTCAAACCTCCCATACAAAGCTTTATCCATCTCACGTTCCATTCTCAATGAAGGGTTGCAGCCAGACCACTTTGTTTTCTCTTCCCTCATCAAGGCTTGTGCTAACTTGGGTGGTTGTTATATCAAGCAAGGGAAACAACTCCATGCTCGTTTCTTGCTTTCACCTTACTCTGAAGATGACGTTGTGAAGTCTTCGCTTGTTGATATGTATGCGAAATTCGAGTTGCCTGATTATGGGCGTGCTGTTTTTGATTCGATTTTTATGTTGAATTCGATTTCTTGGACTGCGATGATATCTGGGTATGCGCGAAGTGGACGGAAGGTTGAGGCTTTAGGATTGTTTCGGAAATCTCCGTTTAAGAATTTGTATGCTTGGACTGCTTTGATATCTGGGTTGGTTCAGAGTGGGAATGCAACTGATGCACTTTACTTGTTTGTTGAAATGAGGCGCGAAGGGGTTAGTATTGCTGACCCTTTAGTTCTTTCGAGTGTGGTTGGTGCTTGTGCTAATTCAGCTGTTTGGGAGCTTGGAAAACAGATCCATTGTGTAGTCATAACCCTTGGCTATGAGTCTTGTTTGTTTATAAGTAATGCACTTGTAGATATGTATGCCAAATGCAGTGACCTTGTTGCGGCTAAATATATATTCTGTGAGATGAGAAGAAAGGATGTTGTTTCTTGGACTTCGATAATTGTTGGCACTGCTCAGCATGGGTTGGCTGAGGAGGCCTTGACTTTGTATGATGACATGGTTTTGGCTGGGATTAAGCCAAATGAGGTGACTTTTGTTGGGTTGATCTATGCCTGTAGTCATGTTGGTCTAGTTAGCAAGGGTCGTGCTTTGTTCAAGTCTATGGTTCAAGATTTTGGAATTAGGCCGTCTTTGCAGCACTATACTTGTTTGCTAGATCTTTTTAGTCGATCAGGACACCTTGACGATGCAGAGAATCTCATCAGAACAATGCCGGTCAAACCTGATGAACCAACTTGGGCTGCATTACTCAGTGCTTGTAAGCAGCATGGTAACATTAACATGGCAGTTAGAATTGCTGATAATCTATTGAACTTAAAACCAGAGGACCCTTCCAGCTATATATTGTTATCTAATGTATATGCCGGAGCTGGTATGTGGGAGAATGTTTCAAAGGTTCGGAAGTTAATGATGGTCAAGGAAGTTAAAAAAGAGCCAGGTTATAGCTCCATTGACTTGGGAAAGGAAAGCCAGGTGTTTTATGCCGGAGAGGCATCTCAACCCATGAAAGATGAGATTCTAGGTTTGATGAGAAAATTAGATGCAGAAATGAGGAAAAGGGGTTATGTTCCTGATACTAGCTTAGTTTTGCATGACATGGATCAACAAGAGAAGGAGAGACAACTTTTCTGGCATAGTGAGAGATTGGCTGTGGCCTATGGGCTTCTCAAGGCTGTTCCGGGGACTACTATACGTATAGTGAAAAATCTTCGTGTTTGTGGAGATTGTCACACTGTGCTGAAGCTCATCAGCACTATAACAAGTAGGGAAATTTATGTTCGGGATCTCAAAAGATATCACCATTTTAAGGATGGGAATTGTTCATGTAACGACTTCTGGTGA
- the LOC131640604 gene encoding probable acyl-activating enzyme 16, chloroplastic isoform X2 gives MSLACSRSSLGMMAIGAINVVRGSRSSVEELLQIYNHSESVALAVDNPEMFNQIAKPFYLKTSIRFIILLWGEKSNLVSEGNKEVPIYTFMEVVHFGRESRRALSESHDARQQHKFETIKSDDIATLVYTSGTTGNPKGVMLTHQNLLHQIKHLSDVVPTKVGDRLLSMLPPWHAYERACEYFVFSRGLEYIYTTVRNLKDDLGLYQPHLMVSVPLVFETLYSGIMKQISTSSLIRKHVALTFIRVSLRYMECKRVYEGKCLTRNQKSPSYPYAVLDWLWARIMAAILYPVHMLANKLVYSKIRSTIGISTAAISGGGSLPSHVDKFFEAIGVNLQNGYGLTETSPVIAARRLGCDVIGSVGYPLKHTEFKVVDSETGEVLSPGSKGILKVKGPQLMKGYYKNPSATNQAIDKDGWLDTGDIGWIAPRHSIGRSRNSGGVIVVEGRAKDTIVLSSGENVEPGELEEASMRSNFIQQIVVIGQDKRRLGAVIVPNKEEILKAARELSIIDSNSSDVSKEKVTKLIYNELKTWTSGFPFQIGPILLVNDPFTIDNGLLTPTMKIRRDRIMAQYKDQIENIYK, from the exons ATGTCGCTGGCTTGTAGCAGATCAAG TCTAGGCATGATGGCAATTGGAGCAATCAATGTGGTAAGAGGTTCAAGGTCATCAGTAGAAGAACTTCTGCAAATATACAACCACTCTGAAAGTGTTGCACTAGCTGTGGACAATCCTGAAATGTTTAATCAGATTGCAAAACCATTTTATTTGAAAACTTCTATTAGATTTATTATTCTACTATGGGGAGAAAAATCAAACCTTGTCAGTGAAGGAAACAAAGAGGTTCCAATTTATACATTCATGGAAGTCGTACATTTCGGGCGAGAAAGTCGCAGGGCATTGTCTGAGTCTCATGATGCAA GACAACAGCATAAGTTTGAAACAATAAAATCTGATGACATTGCTACTCTTGTGTACACAAGTGGTACTACTGGAAATCCGAAAGGTGTTATGCTAACCCATCAGAATCTTTTGCATCAG ATCAAACATTTATCAGATGTAGTACCTACTAAAGTTGGGGATAGATTACTAAGTATGTTGCCTCCTTGGCATGCATATGAAAGAGCTTGCGAGTATTTCGTTTTCTCGCGCGGTCTTGAATATATTTACACTACTGTCAGAAACTTGAAG GATGATTTGGGACTTTATCAGCCACATTTGATGGTTTCTGTTCCTTTAGTTTTTGAAACTTTGTACAG TGGGATAATGAAGCAGATATCTACAAGCTCACTTATTAGAAAGCATGTCGCTCTCACATTCATAAGGGTCAGCTTAAGATACATGGAATGTAAACGAGTTTATGAG GgtaaatgtttaacaaggaatcAGAAATCACCTTCATATCCCTATGCAGTATTGGATTGGCTATGGGCAAGAATTATGGCTGCAATATTATATCCAGTACATATGCTGGCAAATAAACTGGTTTACAGCAAAATTCGTTCAACCATTGGAATTTCAACG GCTGCAATAAGTGGTGGGGGTAGCTTACCTTCTCATGTCGACAAATTTTTTGAG GCTATTGGTGTAAACTTGCAGAATGGATATGGTTTAACAGAAACTTCACCTGTTATTGCTGCTCGGCGACTTGGTTGTGAC GTTATTGGATCTGTGGGGTATCCACTTAAGCATACAGAATTCAAGGTTGTAGATTCTGAAACTGGTGAAGTTCTTTCACCTGGTTCAAAGGGAATTTTGAAAGTCAAGGGCCCACAATTGATGAAGGGATACTACAAG AATCCTTCGGCTACAAATCAGGCCATAGATAAGGATGGCTGGCTGGATACTGGTGACATAGGTTGGATAGCTCCCCGCCATTCAATTGGGCGGAGCCGTAATTCTGGTGGTGTGATTGTCGTTGAAGGCCGTGCTAAAGACACTATTGTGCTTTCATCAG GTGAAAATGTTGAACCGGGAGAACTTGAAGAAGCTTCCATGAGGAGTAACTTCATACAACAAATTGTTGTCATTGGCCAG GATAAGCGGCGTCTAGGAGCTGTAATTGTTCCTAACAAAGAGGAAATCTTAAAGGCCGCAAGGGAATTGTCAATTATAGATTCCAATAGTTCAGATGTCAGTAAGGAAAAAGTGACCAAACTAATATATAATGAATTAAAGACCTG GACATCAGGGTTTCCATTTCAAATTGGGCCCATCCTTCTAGTAAATGATCCCTTCACG ATTGATAATGGGCTATTGACACCGACAATGAAAATTCGAAGAGATAGGATTATGGCTCAATACAAGGACCAAATAGAGAatatatacaagtaa